One Fuerstiella marisgermanici DNA window includes the following coding sequences:
- a CDS encoding protocatechuate 3,4-dioxygenase, producing the protein MNRQTTNVTRRSIIQCGAAFGAAWFTTPGLFAEQLVATPRSTEGPFYPDKLPLDKDNDLIIINDSTTPAIGQITHLTGTISDVKGQPIRNALIEIWQCDSNAVYLHTADSGKKKDQQDPNFQGYGRFETNAKGEYRFRTIKPVPYPGRPSPHIHFKVTKGDRELLTSQIFIADFAGNQKDGVFRRLGNAAAQKQLQAEFTPIKESKIGELSAKFPIVVGRTPDESKGKRG; encoded by the coding sequence ATGAATCGCCAAACGACAAATGTGACACGTAGAAGCATCATCCAGTGTGGTGCGGCATTCGGAGCGGCTTGGTTTACGACTCCGGGACTGTTTGCCGAACAGCTGGTCGCCACACCACGATCAACCGAGGGGCCATTTTATCCCGACAAGTTGCCGCTGGATAAAGACAACGACCTGATCATTATCAACGATTCCACAACGCCGGCAATTGGTCAGATTACTCACCTGACGGGAACGATCTCGGACGTCAAGGGGCAGCCGATCCGCAACGCGTTGATCGAAATCTGGCAGTGCGACAGCAACGCGGTCTATCTGCACACCGCTGACAGTGGCAAGAAGAAGGATCAACAGGACCCCAACTTTCAGGGTTACGGCCGCTTTGAAACGAATGCCAAAGGCGAATACCGGTTCCGCACCATCAAGCCAGTCCCGTATCCAGGCCGCCCTTCACCGCACATCCACTTCAAGGTGACCAAGGGAGATCGCGAACTGCTGACGTCCCAGATTTTCATCGCCGACTTTGCAGGAAACCAGAAAGACGGTGTCTTCAGGCGTCTTGGCAACGCTGCGGCTCAGAAGCAATTACAGGCGGAATTCACGCCGATCAAAGAATCGAAAATCGGTGAGCTGTCTGCGAAGTTCCCAATTGTCGTGGGACGAACGCCGGATGAGTCAAAGGGCAAACGTGGCTAA
- a CDS encoding efflux RND transporter periplasmic adaptor subunit, producing the protein MSKIQIQYVWPAAIIVVVVAGIMTRGRWLPTLNSWVQSTVADNRAPASQDHHSEDDHDPHAGHDHAGHDHAGHDHAGHDETTSLELSQQARRNLGLTGDGTAEIELTTFSKSITVPALVVERPGRTRIQVATPMTGVITGIHAAAGEAVEPNSLLFEIRLTHEDLVRSQVEFVTTLGELEIENREIARLQDLATSGGVARKTLLERQYARDKLQSLLVVQQEALRLHGLSEAQVQKIAQDRRLLQELKLYSPNADGTSSKELKLSRAFQQTAIRPISLGATAADPPLILRDLLVHRGQAVNAGEPLGTLVNYAELYIEGMAFEQDIAQLSNVNNNDWKVTALFDEANGKATEVPDLSIAYLDTEIDRTSRTLKFFVGLPNELTHENKRQDNIRFVNWRYRPGQRLQLRVPVEQWENQIVLPVDAVAREGAEYFVFQENGDHFDRLPVHVKYRDQFSVVVANDGQLFPGDVVAMRSAHQMQMALKNKAGGGVDPHAGHSH; encoded by the coding sequence ATGTCCAAAATACAAATACAATACGTCTGGCCCGCTGCGATTATTGTCGTGGTAGTCGCAGGGATAATGACGCGTGGACGCTGGTTGCCGACCCTGAATTCGTGGGTGCAATCAACCGTCGCGGATAATCGTGCCCCGGCGAGCCAGGATCATCACAGCGAAGACGATCACGATCCTCATGCTGGCCACGACCATGCGGGCCACGATCATGCGGGCCACGATCATGCCGGACACGACGAAACCACGTCGCTGGAATTATCCCAGCAGGCTCGGCGGAATCTCGGCTTAACCGGCGACGGCACCGCTGAAATTGAACTCACCACGTTCAGTAAATCGATCACCGTTCCGGCTCTGGTGGTGGAACGTCCCGGCAGAACGCGAATCCAGGTGGCGACTCCGATGACGGGTGTCATCACAGGCATTCACGCCGCAGCTGGTGAAGCCGTCGAACCCAATAGTCTGCTGTTTGAAATCCGACTAACGCACGAAGACCTTGTGCGTTCGCAGGTGGAGTTTGTAACGACACTTGGCGAACTGGAAATTGAAAACCGCGAGATCGCACGACTGCAGGATTTAGCGACGTCGGGCGGAGTCGCTCGCAAAACGCTTTTGGAACGGCAGTATGCCCGAGACAAGCTGCAGTCACTGCTGGTCGTTCAGCAGGAAGCGCTCCGGTTACATGGTCTGTCAGAAGCTCAGGTTCAGAAAATTGCACAAGACCGCCGTCTGTTGCAGGAACTGAAGCTTTATTCCCCCAATGCCGACGGAACGTCATCGAAGGAATTGAAGCTAAGCCGAGCGTTCCAGCAGACCGCCATTCGACCAATAAGCCTGGGAGCCACCGCCGCTGATCCACCACTGATCCTTCGAGATCTCCTCGTCCATCGAGGCCAGGCAGTCAATGCGGGTGAACCTCTGGGAACACTCGTGAACTACGCAGAACTGTATATCGAAGGAATGGCGTTTGAGCAGGACATCGCTCAGCTGTCCAATGTGAACAATAACGACTGGAAAGTGACCGCTCTGTTCGACGAAGCAAACGGTAAAGCGACGGAAGTGCCGGACCTGTCCATCGCGTATCTCGATACCGAAATTGATCGCACGTCCCGGACTCTAAAATTCTTTGTTGGCCTTCCAAACGAACTGACTCACGAAAATAAACGTCAGGACAATATCCGTTTTGTCAACTGGCGATACCGTCCCGGCCAACGATTGCAGCTTCGCGTCCCCGTCGAACAGTGGGAGAACCAGATTGTTCTGCCCGTCGACGCGGTCGCTCGCGAAGGCGCCGAGTACTTTGTCTTCCAGGAGAACGGCGATCACTTCGACCGACTGCCCGTTCACGTGAAGTATCGCGACCAGTTTTCCGTCGTCGTCGCCAACGACGGACAGTTGTTCCCGGGTGACGTAGTCGCAATGCGAAGCGCCCATCAAATGCAAATGGCGTTAAAGAACAAGGCCGGTGGCGGGGTGGATCCGCACGCGGGGCATAGTCACTGA
- a CDS encoding four helix bundle protein gives MTTYRRHTDLPVYQAAFEAAMEIFRLSKSFPETETYSLTDQIRRSSRSVCANIAEAWRKRRSAAFFVSTLNISEAEAAETQVWLQFAVECGYATGDEIRTIYKRYDEILAQIVHLITNPDPWILKT, from the coding sequence ATGACGACTTATCGACGACACACGGATTTGCCGGTTTACCAGGCAGCGTTTGAGGCAGCGATGGAAATATTTCGCTTGTCGAAATCGTTTCCTGAAACAGAAACCTATTCGTTAACGGATCAGATTCGCCGATCTTCGCGAAGCGTTTGCGCAAACATTGCTGAGGCTTGGCGCAAGCGTCGGTCTGCTGCCTTTTTTGTCAGCACGCTGAACATCTCAGAGGCGGAAGCGGCGGAGACTCAGGTGTGGCTGCAATTCGCCGTCGAGTGTGGCTACGCGACCGGTGATGAAATTCGAACCATCTACAAACGCTACGACGAAATTCTCGCGCAAATCGTCCACCTCATCACCAATCCCGATCCGTGGATTCTAAAAACTTAG